Proteins found in one Acidobacteriota bacterium genomic segment:
- a CDS encoding SBBP repeat-containing protein, whose translation MKTIPARGFFLGWALIALASFAGGQVLFKIGGPHTDSGQHVVVDDDGNIFIAGCFQGTVDFDPGPETARRTASGDPADPLTGQDAVDIFLAKYDPAGKFLWVVTLGDEGPDKPLALDLDPEGHVVLAGRFFLDGEGRTRTFIAKYDGDGALLWVFELDPDGLPPSDDEDAAFEPTLALSAASNGHIAVTGSFRGTIDLDPSGKAGTDAVFTSDSGSSDAFIAVYSSLGEFRWGKALGSPGEDQGRAVRMDAEGRIVVAGLLSGDLFVVKFDASGEILWESRAGGSGSIQVASGALALDNAGSILLTGEFSRTADFDSERETPPLIARGESDIFTAKYATDGDFLWAVGAGSVYHDFGTAVAVDKNGNVFVTGSFSGATDFDPGEKENILIPKGGPEVGDIFLVKYDPEGKCLWARSFGGPENDPDSLQAGWGLAVDGRGNAFVTGRFHLSADFDPGPSSEFLTSDGCADVFLTQFDGDGELVAARLRHPPLQFRGYKYLNRSLSQFEYINILIWSRNPGDPGAVSFRIYLVVDGVRSLETEIDVSSTTYWHRNVARDKSYHYICTAVDVWGNEGGTAEIVVR comes from the coding sequence ATGAAAACCATTCCGGCACGCGGATTTTTCCTCGGTTGGGCCTTGATCGCCCTGGCCTCATTTGCCGGGGGACAGGTTCTCTTTAAAATCGGAGGCCCCCACACCGATTCGGGCCAACATGTCGTTGTGGACGATGACGGGAACATCTTTATCGCCGGATGCTTTCAGGGAACGGTGGATTTCGATCCCGGCCCGGAGACGGCCCGACGCACCGCCTCGGGAGATCCGGCCGACCCCTTGACGGGACAGGATGCCGTCGACATCTTTCTGGCCAAGTATGACCCGGCGGGGAAATTCCTGTGGGTCGTCACCCTGGGAGACGAGGGTCCGGACAAGCCTCTGGCCCTCGATCTCGATCCTGAAGGACATGTTGTCCTGGCCGGCCGCTTTTTCCTCGACGGAGAAGGCCGAACCAGGACGTTCATCGCCAAATATGACGGCGACGGCGCTTTGCTCTGGGTCTTCGAACTCGATCCCGACGGCCTTCCGCCTTCGGATGATGAGGACGCGGCCTTCGAACCCACCCTGGCTTTGTCGGCCGCCTCCAACGGTCATATCGCGGTCACAGGGTCTTTCCGCGGAACGATCGATCTCGACCCATCCGGAAAAGCGGGGACGGATGCCGTCTTCACCTCGGACTCCGGCTCGTCGGATGCTTTTATCGCCGTTTATTCTTCGCTCGGGGAATTCCGCTGGGGAAAGGCCCTTGGAAGCCCCGGAGAGGACCAGGGCCGGGCCGTCCGGATGGATGCCGAAGGCCGGATTGTCGTCGCCGGGCTCCTCTCCGGAGATCTGTTTGTCGTTAAGTTTGACGCTTCGGGAGAAATCCTCTGGGAGAGTCGCGCCGGAGGCTCCGGCTCGATTCAGGTCGCTTCCGGTGCGCTGGCCCTCGATAATGCCGGAAGCATCCTTCTGACCGGCGAGTTCAGCCGAACCGCGGATTTCGATTCCGAGAGGGAAACGCCTCCCCTTATCGCTCGAGGCGAAAGCGACATCTTCACGGCCAAGTACGCGACGGACGGCGATTTTCTCTGGGCCGTCGGGGCCGGGAGCGTGTACCACGATTTCGGTACCGCCGTCGCCGTCGACAAAAACGGCAACGTCTTCGTCACCGGGTCTTTCAGCGGTGCGACCGACTTCGATCCCGGTGAAAAGGAAAACATCCTGATTCCAAAAGGCGGTCCCGAGGTCGGAGATATTTTCCTTGTCAAATACGATCCGGAGGGAAAATGCCTCTGGGCCCGGTCTTTCGGCGGCCCCGAAAACGACCCGGATAGCCTCCAAGCCGGTTGGGGGCTTGCGGTCGACGGCCGGGGCAACGCCTTCGTCACGGGGCGTTTCCATCTTTCGGCCGATTTCGATCCCGGCCCATCCTCGGAGTTTCTGACCAGCGACGGATGCGCCGATGTTTTCCTCACCCAATTCGATGGAGACGGGGAGCTCGTCGCCGCCCGGCTCCGTCATCCTCCGCTCCAGTTCCGCGGTTATAAATACCTCAACCGGTCGTTGTCCCAATTCGAATATATCAACATCCTGATCTGGTCCCGGAACCCGGGCGATCCCGGCGCCGTCTCTTTCCGGATCTATCTTGTCGTCGACGGAGTCCGGTCGCTGGAAACCGAAATCGACGTTTCGTCGACGACCTATTGGCACCGGAACGTCGCCCGAGACAAATCCTACCATTACATCTGCACGGCCGTGGATGTCTGGGGAAACGAGGGGGGCACGGCCGAGATCGTCGTCCGTTAA
- a CDS encoding YgiQ family radical SAM protein — MIATYGSGFDVVLVSGEPWADHPLSPVGVIARVLEAEGLSVGIIERPEWTSADDFRRLGRPRLFAGLTSGSIDSMLVNTTPLKRRREKDPHAPHVSRLPDRAVIVYANRIREAFPGVPVVLGGIEASLRRFAHYDYWENRVRRSLLLDTRADILVYGPGETAVVEIARRFREGADLDGIPGTCVIRSSPPAEAAVLPSFEDVAEDPEAFRRAQNMLGNDRLLAQGHAGRFVVQYPAPVITSDELDRIYGLPFSRRIPENFPQFDMARFSVVTHRGCTGRCSFCALAFHQGPRIISRSEASILEEIRRLVRMPDFKGYVDDLGGPTANMYGMDCRRPCRDGHCLDCPEADLSHARLIDLMRKAREIPGVKKVFVRSGVRFDLAVRSPEYVRELARHHVSGLLKIAPEHVSPRVLELMNKSGGSPEVLEKFRRIFAASGGDLRQHLKYYFMAAHPGSSDREANELARFIRRLESAGERPVEGVQVFTPTPMTRSTCMYHTGMIPETGEPVHVPRTYEEKKRQLRMLARC; from the coding sequence ATGATAGCGACTTACGGTTCCGGATTTGATGTCGTTCTGGTGAGCGGCGAGCCCTGGGCCGATCATCCCTTGTCTCCGGTCGGAGTCATCGCCCGGGTGCTGGAAGCCGAGGGCTTGAGCGTCGGAATCATCGAGCGGCCGGAATGGACATCGGCGGACGATTTCCGGCGTCTCGGCCGCCCGCGGCTTTTCGCCGGCCTGACCTCGGGCTCCATCGACAGCATGCTGGTCAATACCACGCCTTTGAAGAGGCGCCGGGAGAAGGACCCGCATGCCCCCCATGTCTCGAGATTGCCGGACCGGGCCGTCATTGTCTATGCCAACAGAATCCGGGAGGCCTTCCCCGGCGTCCCGGTCGTATTGGGAGGCATCGAGGCCTCGCTCCGGAGATTCGCCCACTACGATTACTGGGAAAATCGGGTGAGACGAAGTCTTCTTCTCGACACGCGGGCGGATATCCTGGTCTACGGCCCGGGAGAGACGGCTGTTGTTGAGATCGCCCGCCGATTCCGCGAAGGCGCTGATCTCGACGGCATTCCCGGAACCTGTGTCATCCGCTCCTCGCCGCCCGCGGAGGCGGCCGTTCTGCCTTCGTTCGAGGACGTCGCCGAGGATCCCGAAGCGTTTCGGCGAGCCCAGAACATGCTGGGGAACGACCGGCTTCTCGCCCAGGGACACGCCGGGCGCTTTGTCGTCCAATATCCGGCACCGGTCATCACTTCGGATGAACTGGACCGAATCTATGGACTGCCGTTCTCTCGGCGGATCCCGGAGAATTTCCCGCAGTTCGACATGGCCCGCTTTTCCGTTGTCACTCATCGGGGTTGCACCGGGCGGTGTTCGTTCTGCGCGCTGGCCTTTCACCAGGGTCCGAGAATCATCTCGCGCAGCGAGGCGTCCATTCTGGAAGAGATCCGCCGTTTGGTCCGCATGCCGGATTTCAAAGGTTATGTCGATGATCTCGGCGGCCCCACGGCCAACATGTACGGCATGGATTGCCGGCGGCCCTGCCGGGATGGACATTGCCTTGACTGTCCCGAGGCCGACCTGAGCCATGCCCGCCTGATCGACCTGATGCGGAAGGCCCGGGAGATTCCCGGCGTAAAGAAAGTGTTTGTCCGCAGCGGCGTGCGCTTCGATCTGGCCGTGCGAAGCCCCGAGTATGTCCGAGAACTGGCCCGGCACCATGTCTCGGGGCTTTTGAAGATTGCGCCCGAACACGTCTCGCCCCGGGTTCTCGAACTCATGAACAAGTCCGGCGGAAGCCCGGAGGTCCTCGAAAAATTCCGCCGGATATTCGCTGCCTCGGGAGGGGACCTCCGGCAGCACCTGAAATATTATTTCATGGCCGCCCATCCCGGGAGCTCGGATCGCGAAGCGAACGAGCTGGCCCGGTTCATCCGCCGGCTCGAATCCGCCGGGGAGCGGCCCGTCGAGGGTGTCCAGGTCTTCACGCCGACGCCGATGACCCGCTCGACATGCATGTATCACACGGGGATGATTCCGGAGACCGGAGAACCCGTCCATGTGCCTCGGACTTACGAAGAGAAGAAGCGGCAGCTTCGGATGCTCGCACGGTGCTGA
- a CDS encoding DUF1302 family protein, which translates to MKRRSLATFVAVLILTGGSAWADGPRISGRIKLFSSVFLAEHPDGRYFSHDAGEFGLKRLETRLSLTGSAGDKVSYAVRLEAFAGAEPMFGGRIFPESGPLGTPVRTEPFELALYEGYIRVTGFLLKNLDLTLGKQRIAWGTADKISVVDNLNPVDFANFLTFDPDYFGERRPQTALNLEFHPGRSTRLQFVWLLSRQIAPLPYGFTNLLAQGLNPSAGFIIKKDRALLKNTNWAVRLSTHLFGVDAGLSFYRGNFDLPTIFGSAALREDGLTLGPDLYYRHPLKQVFGLDLAGELSSVGWWAEAAWVRPEYFKGFVQIPYWILPKPRVEWHHFRLFEKGFPRFVAGADYTFGIGNGLYLNLQYAHGLFDEIDATAEAEAIFGFRKGMFFGEPGDYLVGRLEYPLLGGDLKIAFNALGEFAGKNASAFLLTPGLEWRVSDAVIVQAGAVFVAGDEIGTKFGPFKKDRLAFVSARLDF; encoded by the coding sequence ATGAAACGGAGAAGCCTGGCAACATTCGTTGCGGTCCTGATCCTGACCGGGGGTTCGGCATGGGCGGACGGACCCCGCATTTCCGGGCGAATCAAGCTGTTTTCCTCCGTTTTTCTGGCCGAACACCCGGACGGCCGATATTTTTCCCATGACGCCGGGGAGTTCGGGCTGAAAAGGCTGGAAACGCGGCTGTCCCTTACGGGGAGTGCCGGCGACAAGGTTTCCTATGCCGTCCGTTTGGAGGCCTTCGCCGGCGCGGAGCCGATGTTTGGCGGCCGCATTTTTCCGGAATCCGGCCCGCTGGGAACTCCGGTGCGGACGGAGCCGTTCGAGCTTGCGCTCTATGAGGGATATATCCGCGTCACAGGATTTCTTCTGAAGAATCTCGATCTGACCTTGGGGAAACAACGGATCGCCTGGGGAACGGCCGACAAAATCAGCGTCGTCGACAATCTCAATCCTGTCGATTTCGCCAATTTCCTGACCTTCGATCCCGACTATTTCGGGGAGAGACGGCCCCAAACCGCCTTGAATCTCGAATTCCACCCCGGACGGTCGACCCGTCTTCAGTTCGTTTGGCTCCTGTCGAGGCAGATTGCCCCTCTGCCGTATGGATTCACGAATCTGCTCGCGCAGGGCCTTAATCCGTCAGCCGGGTTTATCATCAAGAAGGACCGCGCTCTTCTCAAAAACACGAATTGGGCGGTGAGGCTGTCCACTCATCTTTTCGGAGTGGATGCCGGACTCAGCTTCTATCGCGGAAATTTCGACCTGCCCACCATCTTCGGAAGCGCGGCCCTGCGTGAGGACGGGCTGACATTGGGACCGGACCTCTATTACCGTCATCCTTTAAAGCAGGTCTTCGGTCTTGATCTTGCCGGGGAGCTGTCATCGGTCGGCTGGTGGGCCGAGGCGGCCTGGGTCCGGCCGGAATATTTCAAGGGATTCGTCCAGATTCCGTACTGGATCCTTCCCAAACCCAGGGTTGAATGGCATCATTTTCGGCTTTTTGAAAAAGGATTCCCGCGTTTCGTCGCAGGGGCCGACTATACGTTTGGTATCGGAAACGGCCTCTATCTCAATCTCCAATACGCCCATGGTCTTTTCGACGAGATCGACGCCACCGCGGAGGCCGAGGCGATTTTCGGATTCCGCAAGGGCATGTTTTTCGGTGAACCGGGGGATTACCTGGTCGGCCGCCTGGAATATCCCCTTCTCGGCGGAGACCTGAAAATCGCTTTCAACGCGCTCGGCGAGTTTGCCGGAAAAAACGCCTCCGCCTTTCTGCTGACTCCGGGGTTGGAATGGCGGGTCTCGGACGCGGTGATCGTTCAGGCCGGTGCGGTGTTTGTCGCCGGGGACGAAATCGGAACCAAATTCGGACCCTTCAAAAAAGACCGGCTGGCCTTTGTGTCGGCGCGGCTCGATTTCTGA
- a CDS encoding sigma-70 family RNA polymerase sigma factor, whose amino-acid sequence MMNSTTVMAATARIGDNISWKQERRFEGVVMTSPDNGRLGTSEAARAAIDPEILERARNGDIGAMESIYGHFKRPVFGIAWRYTGNAAAAEDLLQDVFLKVFSNIRDVRNTETFAGWVYKIAVNTCFSYLRKMKTRFDKTVPLSDVEGRLDEAAYDSHETDLAKSIDEAAAALPPGLRSVFLLYDVQGFKHEEIAGILGCSVGNSKSQLFKARMRIREFLKARQAI is encoded by the coding sequence ATGATGAATTCGACAACGGTTATGGCGGCGACGGCGCGAATCGGCGATAATATCTCCTGGAAACAGGAACGCCGATTCGAGGGAGTTGTCATGACGAGTCCGGACAACGGCCGTCTCGGAACTTCGGAGGCGGCCCGGGCCGCCATTGACCCAGAAATTCTGGAAAGAGCCCGAAACGGGGACATCGGAGCCATGGAATCCATTTATGGGCATTTCAAGCGTCCCGTCTTCGGGATCGCCTGGCGGTATACCGGGAATGCCGCGGCCGCCGAGGACCTCCTGCAGGATGTTTTCCTCAAGGTCTTCTCCAACATCCGGGACGTTCGGAATACGGAGACATTCGCCGGATGGGTGTATAAAATCGCCGTCAACACCTGTTTCAGCTACCTGAGAAAGATGAAAACCCGGTTTGATAAAACCGTCCCCCTGAGCGATGTCGAGGGGAGGCTGGACGAGGCGGCCTACGATTCCCATGAGACCGATTTGGCCAAGTCGATCGACGAGGCGGCCGCGGCGCTTCCGCCCGGACTGCGCAGCGTTTTTCTGCTCTACGACGTCCAGGGTTTCAAACATGAGGAAATCGCCGGTATTCTGGGCTGCTCCGTGGGGAACTCCAAGTCCCAGCTCTTCAAGGCGCGCATGAGGATCCGGGAATTTCTCAAAGCCCGTCAGGCGATATGA
- a CDS encoding outer membrane lipoprotein-sorting protein, with translation MRSSHAVFVISAVLFLAAAAPAQTAEEILTAVEKKTSGDEAPRDMESTLRMTLVGTRGDSKVRELRAWSKNNESGDDWRIMKFLSPADMRDIGLLVLAEDRMYLYLPEFRRVRRIASHNKKDNFMGSDFSYDDLGTSVYSAHYTPRLAGEEDGAWILELERKPESDKPYKTVRLRVLKDSGLPDRMEMADDSGAPWKVAEQEIGKAGAYRIPVKIVMRDLKAKSHTVLEMTDIRVDQNLDEEIFSERFLKRSVR, from the coding sequence ATGAGATCTTCACATGCCGTTTTCGTGATTTCCGCCGTCCTGTTCCTGGCCGCCGCGGCCCCGGCCCAGACGGCCGAGGAGATTCTGACCGCTGTTGAAAAAAAGACGAGCGGCGACGAGGCGCCCCGGGACATGGAGTCGACTCTGCGCATGACTCTTGTCGGAACCCGGGGAGATTCCAAAGTCCGGGAGCTTCGGGCCTGGTCCAAAAACAACGAGTCGGGCGACGACTGGAGGATCATGAAATTCCTGTCACCGGCCGACATGCGGGATATCGGTCTCCTGGTTCTGGCCGAGGACAGAATGTACCTCTATCTTCCGGAATTCCGCCGGGTCCGCCGGATTGCTTCGCACAATAAAAAGGACAATTTCATGGGATCGGATTTTTCCTATGACGATCTGGGCACCTCGGTGTATTCCGCCCATTACACGCCCCGTCTGGCCGGTGAGGAGGACGGAGCCTGGATTCTGGAACTCGAGCGAAAACCGGAGTCGGACAAGCCCTACAAAACCGTGCGCCTGCGCGTGCTCAAGGACTCCGGACTCCCCGATCGCATGGAGATGGCCGACGATTCCGGGGCGCCCTGGAAAGTCGCCGAACAGGAGATCGGAAAGGCCGGCGCCTACCGGATCCCCGTGAAGATCGTCATGAGAGACTTGAAAGCCAAGTCGCACACCGTGCTGGAAATGACGGATATCCGGGTCGATCAGAATCTTGACGAGGAGATCTTCAGCGAGAGATTTTTAAAAAGGAGCGTTCGATGA
- a CDS encoding DUF4097 family beta strand repeat-containing protein, with the protein MRNRSEKRYGAAFLAAGLVLAMALSGSARDRETYEEKFEKVESLARDGRIFLSNLSGTIDVKVWKDEKVRIEAVKVSRAATQEAARENAGQVTIEVAREAGELRIETKYPRRKGGWGDRSLNISVNYTLWIPDKASPEIKSISGDIKVEAAGGAVKAGAISGGVDILGAAGNVDVNVVSGGIRLENISGDVYLKAVSGSIEVARVKGSIQAETVSGRVRLEDVSEARTVRAKSLSGGIVYNGTIDAKGRYTMESHSGNVRMTIPAASAFDFNAKTFSGVIETDFPIEVSGKISPRELRGVVGGGGADIKLSSFSGNIELRKNN; encoded by the coding sequence ATGAGAAACAGATCGGAAAAACGTTACGGAGCGGCCTTCCTGGCCGCGGGTCTCGTCCTGGCCATGGCCCTGTCCGGCTCGGCCCGGGACCGTGAAACCTACGAGGAAAAATTCGAAAAGGTCGAAAGCCTGGCCCGGGACGGCCGGATTTTCCTCAGCAACCTCAGCGGGACGATCGATGTCAAGGTCTGGAAGGACGAGAAAGTCCGCATCGAGGCCGTGAAGGTGTCCCGGGCCGCAACACAGGAGGCGGCCAGGGAGAATGCCGGTCAAGTGACCATCGAGGTGGCCCGTGAGGCCGGGGAACTTCGCATCGAAACCAAGTATCCCCGCCGGAAGGGCGGCTGGGGGGACAGATCCCTCAACATCTCCGTGAATTACACGCTGTGGATTCCCGACAAAGCCTCGCCTGAAATCAAGTCCATCAGCGGCGACATCAAAGTCGAAGCCGCCGGCGGCGCGGTCAAGGCCGGGGCAATCAGCGGCGGCGTGGACATTCTCGGCGCAGCCGGAAACGTCGACGTCAATGTTGTCAGCGGCGGCATCCGGTTGGAAAACATCTCCGGCGATGTCTATCTCAAGGCCGTGTCCGGAAGCATCGAGGTGGCCCGGGTCAAAGGGTCGATTCAGGCGGAAACGGTCAGCGGCCGAGTCCGGCTCGAAGACGTGTCCGAAGCGCGGACCGTCAGGGCCAAATCGCTGAGCGGGGGCATTGTCTATAACGGAACGATCGATGCCAAGGGCCGATATACGATGGAAAGCCACAGCGGCAATGTGAGAATGACCATCCCGGCCGCGTCTGCGTTCGACTTCAACGCCAAAACCTTCAGCGGCGTCATCGAAACGGATTTCCCGATCGAGGTTTCCGGAAAGATTTCGCCGCGCGAGCTCCGGGGCGTTGTCGGCGGCGGCGGAGCGGATATCAAGCTTTCGTCGTTCAGCGGCAACATCGAGCTCCGTAAAAACAACTAA